The following proteins come from a genomic window of Miscanthus floridulus cultivar M001 chromosome 2, ASM1932011v1, whole genome shotgun sequence:
- the LOC136536577 gene encoding uncharacterized protein — protein MTPPPTPPRSRTPSTSPPLRTPLATPLGRTALRSQGISASTDSTALGTHRHRYTEATLEVEDDLGFSSPYVPSGTGEMWTLYVHCKNGLPDQDYVMFKLERPHIKLSTLTSLKDQLGYNARDFLYYKKRCGRDVASLQPLDFVRHAEIMLQDNESEKEIRLVLSKEQEIAQQVSITPLKRPRQQLEEDEHPFPFDAYKDWLKKLRPEQSKNLKDDTRQQAVNTYKDFLRIKRDIPEIMAFVEQRDTDAIVDEDDESNGSNATPPSNRPSHARKARDEGNGHGSNERKKRGRGTVKGLTVGNKRVKERIHTLPIEFSESRGGPIGPNTRAFVDEVVLFTRQWAPLIGVNSWKDIKEEVKLEIAEEILV, from the exons ATGACGCCGCCGCCTACGCCACCTCGGTCCAGGACGCCCTCGACATCGCCTCCGTTGAGGACGCCACTGGCAACGCCTTTAGGCAGGACGGCGCTTCGTTCGCAGGGCATCAGCGCCAGCACAGACTCCACCGCCTTGGGTACCCATCGCCATCGATATACTGAGGCCACCCTCGAAGTAGAAGATGATCTTGGGTTCTCTTCTCCATATGTCCCCAG TGGCACGGGCGAAATGTGGACTCTTTATGTTCATTGCAAGAATGGACTTCCAGATCAGGATTATGTAATGTTCAAATTGGAAAGGCCTCATATAAAATTGTCAACCTTGACATCTCTTAAGGACCAGCTTGGGTATAATGCCCGGGACTTCTTGTACTACAAGAAGCGTTGTGGAAGAGATGTTGCAAGTCTTCAGCCCCTCGATTTTGTCAGACATGCAGAGATTATGCTACAAGACAATGAGAGTGAGAAGGAAATCAGATTAGTACTCTCAAAGGAACAAGAGATAGCACAACAAGTCAGCATAACACCCCTCAAGCGACCAAGGCAGCAGCTGGAAGAAGATGAGCATCCGTTTCCTTTTGATGCATACAAGGACTGGCTAAAGAAGCTACGACCGGAACAATCCAAAA ATTTGAAGGATGACACTAGGCAACAAGCAGTCAACACGTACAAGGATTTTTTAAGGATCAAAAGGGACATTCCAGAAATTA TGGCATTTGTCGAGCAACGTGACACCGATGCAATCGTAGACGAAGACGACGAAAGCAATGGAAGCAATGCGACACCACCCTCAAATAGGCCAAGCCATGCAAGGAAGGCAAGAGACGAGGGAAACG GACATGGCTCCAATGAACGTAAGAAAAGAGGTCGTGGCACTGTTAAAGGATTAACAGTAGGCAACAAGAGAGTTAAGGAACGCATTCACACACTCCCAATCGAATTTTCAGAAAGCCGTGGAGGACCCATTGGACCGAATACTCGTGCATTTGTCGATGAGGTCGTTTTATTTACAAGGCAATGGGCCCCACTAATTGGAGTAAACAGTTGGAAGGATATAAAGGAAGAAGTCAAACTAGAAATTGCGGAAGAGATACTGGTATGA